One genomic segment of Arachis duranensis cultivar V14167 chromosome 4, aradu.V14167.gnm2.J7QH, whole genome shotgun sequence includes these proteins:
- the LOC107483038 gene encoding C2 and GRAM domain-containing protein At1g03370, translating to MKLVVRVIEAKNLPPTDPNGLSDPYVRLQLGKQRHKTKVIKKCLNPRWDEEFSFRVDDLNEELVISVMDEDKFFNDDFVGQLKVPMSLVFEEEIKSLGTAWYSLQPKTKKIKNKEAGEIRLSIYFQQKNAAVDSYGNGDQLSHPRKSADGATDSPSRSSAASSSSSPSREETTSSKEEKSSAQKTLTGRIAQIFNKGSSDMPSTPSRRSIDSEQFEIIKEEVSEIKTEDALSNKTFEEAMSKIQSADQESEIPSNFSGGLLVDQHYMTAPKDLNTLLFSTDSNFLKSLAEVQGSTELQVGPWKFENGGDCLKRLVSYTKAPSKLIKAVKAFEEHTYLKADGKNFAVLASVSTPEVMYGSTFKVELLYLITPGPELPSGEQCSHLVISWRMNFLQSTMMKGMIENGARQGMKESFDQYATLLSQMVKPVDMKDLSSSKEQALASLQAEPQSDWKLAVQYFANFIVLSTVLMGLYVLVHIWLSAPSTIQGLEFVGLDLPDSVGELVVCAVLVLQCERMLGLISRFIQARAQKGSDHGIKAQGDGWLLTVALIEGSNLASVDSSAFSDPYVVFTCNGKTRTSSIKFQKSNPLWNEIFEFDAMDDPPSVLDVEVYDFDGPFDEAVSLGHAEINFLKANISDLADIWVPLEGKLALACQSKLHLRIYLDNTRGANVAKDYLSKMEKEVGKKINLRSPQTNSAFQKLFGLPPEEFLINDFTCHLKRKMPLQGRLFLSARIIGFHANLFGNKTKFFFLWEDIEDIQVIPATFSSMGSPVVVITLRPGRGMDARHGARTQDEQGRLKFHFQSFVSFNVAHRTIMALCKARSLSPEQKVQLVEEESETKTLASEESGTFLGMHDVSMSEIHSCTFPIPASFFMEIFSGRELDRRVMEKSGCLNYSYTPWVSEDKEVFERAIYYKFEKRVSRYKGEVTSTQQRSPLPDGKGWLVEEVMNFHGIPLGDYFSVHLRYQVEDLPAKAKGCKVVVAYGVEWLKSTKHQKRITKNIVQNLQERLNLMSTVAERELVAK from the exons ATGAAGCTTGTGGTTCGTGTGATTGAGGCAAAGAACTTGCCACCGACGGATCCTAATGGGTTGAGTGACCCATACGTGAGGTTGCAGTTGGGGAAGCAGAGGCACAAGACCAAGGTGATCAAGAAATGCTTGAATCCAAGGTGGGATGAAGAATTTAGCTTTAGGGTTGATGACCTCAATGAAGAGCTTGTGATCTCTGTCATGGATGAAGACAAGTTCTTCAATGATGACTTTGTTGGTCAGCTCAAGGTTCCAATGTCACTTGTCTTTGAAGAGGAGATCAAGTCCCTTGGCACTGCTTGGTACTCTTTGCAACCAAAGACCAAGAAGATCAAGAACAAAGAAGCTG GTGAGATTCGTTTGAGTATATATTTTCAACAGAAGAATGCAGCTGTGGATTCATATGGTAATGGTGATCAATTATCACATCCAAGAAAGTCGGCTGATGGAGCCACTGATTCACCTTCAAGGTCTTCTGCTGCCTCAAGCTCGTCTTCTCCTTCAAGGGAAGAAACTACATCTTCTAAGGAAGAGAAGTCTAGTGCACAGAAAACACTCACAGGAAGAATTgctcaaatttttaataaaggtTCTTCGGATATGCCTTCAACCCCATCCCGCAGAAGCATTGACTCAGAGCAATTTGAAATCATTAAAGAAGAAGTCAGTGAGATCAAGACTGAAGATGCGTTGTCTAACAAAACATTTGAAGAAGCTATGAGTAAAATTCAATCTGCAGATCAAGAAAGTGAAATTCCTAGCAATTTTTCAGGAGGGTTGCTTGTTGATCAACATTATATGACTGCACCCAAAGACTTGAACACATTGCTGTTTTCGACTGATTCAAATTTTCTCAAGTCATTGGCAGAGGTACAGGGTTCTACAGAACTTCAAGTAGGACCTTGGAAGTTTGAGAATGGTGGGGATTGCTTGAAAAGATTAGTTAGTTACACCAAGGCTCCCAGCAAATTAATTAAGGCTGTCAAAGCCTTTGAGGAACACACGTACTTAAAAGCCGATGGGAAGAACTTTGCTGTTTTGGCCAGTGTCAGTACTCCCGAAGTCATGTATGGGAGCACCTTTAAGGTAGAGCTACTCTATTTGATCACTCCTGGACCAGAGTTGCCGTCGGGAGAGCAGTGTTCCCATCTCGTCATATCGTGGCGAATGAATTTCTTGCAAAGTACCATGATGAAAGGAATGATAGAAAATGGGGCTAGGCAGGGTATGAAGGAAAGCTTTGATCAATATGCAACTTTGTTATCTCAGATGGTTAAACCTGTTGATATGAAGGACCTTAGTTCGAGTAAGGAACAAGCTCTAGCATCATTACAAGCGGAGCCGCAGTCAGATTGGAAGCTGGCAGTGCAGTATTTTGCTAACTTCATAGTGCTGTCGACAGTGCTCATGGGGTTATATGTCCTTGTCCACATTTGGCTGTCTGCACCGAGTACAATTCAAGGGCTTGAGTTTGTTGGTCTTGACTTGCCAGATTCGGTTGGTGAATTGGTTGTTTGTGCAGTCCTTGTTCTTCAATGTGAACGCATGCTGGGTTTAATCTCACGCTTTATTCAGGCCAGAGCACAAAAGG GTAGTGATCATGGGATAAAAGCACAAGGAGATGGATGGCTACTAACTGTTGCCTTGATTGAAggaagcaatttagcttctgttgatTCCAGTGCCTTCTCTGATCCATATGTTGTGTTCACTTGCAATGGGAAAACAAGAACGAGCTCAATCAAGTTCCAGAAATCCAATCCTTTATGGAATG AAATATTTGAATTCGATGCTATGGATGATCCTCCTTCTGTGCTGGATGTGGAAGTTTATGATTTCGATGGACCCTTCGATGAAGCTGTATCGCTAGGACATGCTGAAATCAATTTTCTTAAAGCAAACATCTCAGATCTTGCTGACATATGGGTTCCACTTGAAGGAAAGTTGGCTCTGGCATGTCAATCGAAGTTGCACTTAAGAATTTACTTGGACAACACTAGAGGAGCCAATGTTGCGAAAGACTACTTAAGTAAAATGGAGAAAGAAGTGGGCAAGAAG ATTAATTTGCGGTCTCCTCAGACAAATTCAGCCTTTCAGAAACTCTTTGGGCTTCCGCCAGAGGAATTTCTCATCAATGACTTTACCTgtcatttaaaaagaaaaatgccaCTTCAG GGTCGCCTATTCCTTTCAGCAAGAATAATTGGATTCCACGCCAATTTGTTTGGAAACAAGACAaagttcttttttctttgggaGGATATTGAAGACATTCAGGTCATCCCCGCGACATTTTCATCAATGGGGAGTCCGGTAGTTGTCATAACTCTTCGACCGGGTAGAGGTATGGATGCAAGGCATGGTGCCAGGACACAAGATGAACAAGGCAGGCTGAAGTTCCATTTCCAGTCCTTTGTGTCTTTCAATGTTGCACACAG GACTATCATGGCTCTGTGTAAAGCCAGATCCCTCAGTCCTGAACAGAAAGTTCAGCTAGTTGAAGAAGAATCCGAAACCAAAACCCTTGCTAGTGAAGAAAGCGGAACATTCCTTGGCATGCATGATGTTAGCATGTCTGAGATTCATTCTTGCACTTTTCCAATTCCT GCCAGTTTTTTCATGGAGATATTTAGTGGCCGTGAGTTGGACCGTCGGGTCATGGAAAAATCTGGTTGCCTAAACTATTCCTATACCCCTTGGGTATCCGAGGACAAGGAAGTCTTTGAAAGGGCAATATATTACAAATTTGAGAAGCGTGTTTCGCGTTATAAAGGTGAAGTGACAAGCACTCAGCAGAGATCTCCTCTTCCAGATGGAAAGGGTTGGCTTGTGGAAGAGGTTATGAACTTCCATGGAATTCCACTTGGTGACTATTTTAGT GTGCACCTTCGATACCAAGTCGAGGATTTACCGGCAAAAGCAAAGGGATGTAAAGTTGTTGTAGCCTATGGAGTTGAATGGCTGAAAAGCACTAAGCATCAGAAAAGAATCACAAAGAACATTGTACAAAATCTGCAGGAACGTTTAAATTTGATGTCCACCGTAGCCGAGAGGGAGCTTGTAGCGAAATAA
- the LOC107483040 gene encoding farnesyl pyrophosphate synthase 1 isoform X2 has translation MDRPGKLNRGLSVIDSYKLLKEGEALTDDEIFLASALGWCIEWLQAYFLVLDDIMDNSHTRRGQPCWFRVPKVGLIAANDGVLLRNHIPRILKNHFKGKPYYVDLLDLFNEVEFQTASGQMIDLITTLEGEKDLSKYTLTLHRRIVQYKTAYYSFYLPVACALLMAGENLDNHVDVKNILVEMGTYFQVQDDYLDCFGDPETIGKIGTDIEDFKCSWLVVKALELSNEQQKKILYEHYGKPDPANVAKVKALYNELNLQGVFEEYESQSYQKIVNSIEAHPSKAVQAVLKSFLAKIYKRQK, from the exons GGAAGCTAAACCGTGGATTGTCCGTTATTGACAGCTACAAATTGTTAAAAGAAGGGGAGGCGCTAACTGATGATGAAATATTCCTTGCTAGTGCTCTTGGTTGGTGTATTGAATGG CTTCAGGCATATTTTCTAGTTCTTGACGACATTATGGACAACTCTCACACACGGCGTGGTCAGCCATGCTGGTTCAGAGTACCCAAG GTTGGACTGATTGCAGCAAATGATGGAGTTCTACTACGAAATCATATTCCACGTATTCTTAAGAATCACTTCAAGGGAAAGCCATATTACGTGGATCTTCTTGATCTGTTTAATGAG GTTGAGTTTCAAACTGCTTCAGGACAGATGATTGATCTGATCACTACACTTGAAGGAGAAAAAGACCTATCCAAATACACATTAACGCT TCATCGTCGTATTGTTCAGTACAAGACTGCCTATTATTCGTTTTACCTTCCG GTTGCATGCGCATTGCTCATGGCGGGTGAAAATTTGGATAACCATGTTGATGtaaagaacattcttgttgagatGGGAACATACTTTCAAGTACAG GATGATTATTTGGATTGCTTTGGTGATCCCGAAACAATTGGGAAG ATTGGTACTGATATTGAAGACTTCAAGTGCTCTTGGTTGGTTGTGAAAGCGTTGGAACTTAGCAatgaacaacaaaagaaaattttatat GAACATTATGGGAAGCCTGATCCAGCAAATGTGGCTAAAGTGAAGGCCCTGTATAACGAGCTAAATCTTCAG GGTGTATTTGAGGAGTATGAGAGCCAGAGCTATCAGAAGATTGTAAATTCCATTGAAGCTCATCCTAGCAAAGCAGTGCAAGCTGTGCTCAAGTCTTTTTTGGCTAAAATTTACAAGAGGCAGAAGTAG